Genomic segment of Primulina tabacum isolate GXHZ01 chromosome 11, ASM2559414v2, whole genome shotgun sequence:
TCAGGATAAGTACTAGTATAATAATTAATTGTCCAATTTCACCTCTATCACTGTGGACATCACGCTTCTATTTTTTCCCCAGTCACAGATCTACCCACTACTCTCTCACTCAACGGTGCAGCTATTGTTACCTCACACATCTGATATACTACGGAAGTAGATTTGTGAAAGGAAGTTAAGGTGATGGGTTACAAATTAATGGCATGTAAAAATTCTTCTTTTTTATGTTTTCGATATGTTCTACATGTGAAGAAgaacattaaatattttagttctCTTTTCGGTTCATTATTTTTGATTCCTTTGTGTTTTGTACAACAGAAATTTGCTTCTTTGTGGACCGTTGATTTGCGTTGTACACCATAGAAGGTTGTTTTCAAGGAGAAATTTGAGACATCAAGGATGCAGTCGTTGTGAACGTATCTTAGATGGTGGAAAGCAAAGCAACATTTTCTTTCAGCAAAGGTTCGAAAGATAAGTACTTTGTACCAAAACAAACAGATgtggaaagaaaaaaaatattttcttgaattgataTTTTACCTGATACTTGTAAAGATTTCTGAGACAACTTGCAACGACGAATTGAACTTACTATCCTCCTCCAACAACGACGGCGGCCATTTGCAACACAAGAAAACAaattgagaaaagagaaatcACGTTTAAAAGCAGGGCGAAGGGTAGTTTTGGAATGAGACAACCTGTCTCTTCTACTGTGCAAAATAGGACTGTCAATACCATCTTCAGTTTGGGATTCTTTTCTTGCATTTTCACGTTTCAGCAGTGCTCAATTCCCGGGCCCATGGATATTACTGGAGCTCTTAAAAACCAATCAAACGTTTGACTAAAAGCGTAATCCAACGATAATCCATAGTACCAAACTGTGGCCTTAATGTCAACATATAAAGCTTATGTTGGATAATTCCTGGTAGCTACATATATCTTTTGAGAACAGCCATAAATAGGATGACAATATATAGAGGGTCAACATATGTATGCTAATATGCTTCTATTCGACTAAGTTATATTTGATACTAATAGTTTCGTACACAGGAAGTTGCTGGGTATTTTCAGCAGTGGCTGCTATCGAAGGCATTTCTTGGATTAGATCCTGTGTACTGTGATGGTGCCTCCGATTGTTAAGATATCTTGCATCGGTTGGATAAAGTTATTCAGAGTTACATATTTGAATTTGGACAATTTTTCCCGCTTGAGCTAACTTTGaagttgagttaggtccaattAGTTctaatcttaacatggtatcataGTCCACCGTTATGTGTCGGGCCATCCGTTAATGTCTCAACGCTCCAGCTGTTCATTTTGTAGCGTGAGGAGTGTGTTAAAATATATCACTTCGGTCGGATAGAATTCTTGAGAGTTGCATATATTGATTTGGATAATCTTCCCTTAACTAGATTTTGggattgagttaggtccaagctATCTTAACACGGATGTTTGCAAAAGTGGCAGTATCCAACATGCCTTTGAATTTGTTAACCGCAACAAGGATCTATCCTCAGATAAAGATATATTATCCCTACCAGAAGAAAGAAGGAATCTGCAAATCTAATAAGCTCTCTCTTGCCGCAAAGATCACAGGATACGTACACGTTCCCCAAAACAATGAGACTGCTATGTTAATGGCAGTGGCTGATCAACCAGTGAGAGTGCAACTTGACTCAAGTCTCTTCCAGTTCTACAAAGAGTGGAGTCTTAACAGGCGAGTGTGGAACAAATCTTACCCATGGTGCTACTGCAGTTGGATACGGTACAAGCGAAGACGGTATAAAGTATTGGTTGCTAAAAAGTTCTTGGGGTTCAAACTGGGGAGAGGATGGATACATAAGATTGGAGAGGGATATCGATGCGGTACGAGGCATGTGTGGCCTAGCTATGCTTCTTACATACCCCACAGCATAAACTGTGGAACACAAGATCATATTTTACGCGCAATCAACAAAACTTAGAATACAGAACTCACATATTATTGAGCAGCTCAGTTTCCGCTCAAAAATATTCATGGTGCACCTTCTTGTTAAAATTCAGTGCTTAGGATAATGCTATTATTTTGGTTGGACTGATAGATAACGTTTCAGGGGCAATGGAAAACGACATTATTACAAGTCATCAACATGTAATATAATCTATTAACACAATTCAtgtttgagtaggtctcttgtgagacggtctcacgaatctttatctgtgatacgAGTCAAACAtaccgatattaacaataaaaagtaatactcttagtataaaaagtaatattttttcatggatgaccacaaaatacgacccgtgagaccgtctcacacaagtttttgtcttcaCATTTTCCCatgagaaaaataaaacaagtttTTTCTATCACAAAAATCTTGACACTTCATATAATTATGAGAACCGCTTTTAATGCACATCAATACATATTagatataatataaattaagcaAATGACTGCTAAGTCCACGATATCTGTTGTTTAACTCAAATAAACTCCGTTGATGTtatcaaataattttataatcTATTCTACAGTTCTCATAATAAATCTttgaaataaatcaataatgataatgataataataataataataataataataatgaagttatcataataaaaatgaaataataaatgaaGATGCAAAAACTATTGAACTTTCGAATTTaattcataataataataataataataataataataataataataataaaatgaagttatcataataaaaaaatgaaataataaatgaaGTTGCAAAAACTATTTAACTTCCGAATTTAATTCACGTTAATTCAACTTTTTATGAGTGGGTTCAGCTTTAGTATATTATTCATGGCaactttttaatttaatctcACCCGCATGAAATATAATTAATCGTTTTTCCGTTCTTCATTATAGCCGTAAAGGGGGTCACATGAATGAACCATTAATTGCCATAAAACTGAAAGTCACAAATGGGAATAAATGTCAtgattaattttataaagtgaaaGTCTCACGATAAGGCTGCGTTTGATTAGGATgattaaataatgaaattattaagagaaaaatgataaaaagaatgattgaagtaaataaggataaaataatattatgtttgatatgatttttgagaatgagataaataataattttttgatgaattgacaaaattgcccttcAAGTTTTGTGGCGGCggtcggcggcggcggcggcggtcgaCGGTGGCTGGCCGGAAGCGGTGGCGGCGGCGGTCTGGAAATCGACCGGCAGTCGGCCGACGGTCGGCGGGGGTGGGCGGCGGCTGCTGCAGTCGGCGGCGGTGGTCGTCGGCGGCGGCGGTCGGTCGATGGTCGGTGGTCGGGCGGCGGTCGGTGTagggaagtggtggtgagtttagATTTAGGAGAAGAGTAAAATTAGAAAAATATGATGGATTAAGAGTGAGATAAATAATCCTGGGGGGTGaggagtgattattttatcacacataatataatctaatcattcataggatgGATAGACGTGGTTAAATAATCACTCCTACCAAACATGTTATTAGGtgagttaaaaaaataaacacacCTAATCACAGGTACCAAACGCGGCGTAAATATATATGAGTAAAAAATTGACTAAAAATGTGAATGTGAAATTGTGAATGTGACACCTAAATCGTTGGATTATGTAAATATCGCATTGCTGATAGGGTGATAGCTGTAATCAGGTCGATATCGATTAGTcccattttatttatatttttcctgTCATTATTGCATCTAAATTGTCCCCGTTATAAAAACCTCTagcagaactcaagtctgaaaAAAAGGGATGAAATTTAAGCTCCAAAACTTGTTAAAAACTTTAATCGGAATACTCCTATTTGCGAGTGATTTAATGCATAATGTGAGTGATTTGCATCAGAAAATGGATGCGATTGGTTTAGTGGACAATGGGAGTTTGATCCTTCATATCCTCTACAGGAGTCGATTGCCAAAAGTTTGGAAGGTATACACTATCAGTACCCCTTGTATTTTCAACTTTTTAAAAATTCGTAAATcagtcaaaaaaaaatttgttcaatAACATATTACATATGTtgattaaatcatttttatatTCCTTTAAAAATTATCAGTTCAgtcacacacaacacacacgacTTGTTAACAAATTTTATGCACGCATTAGCCAACAGAACAAAGTTGGAGGGTGGCATCTACGTGAATTTTTCgaatttaaacaaaataaaaaccacCCTGTTATATTttggaatttgaaaattttcatgcatgaaatGAAGCTGCAGCCGTGATTAGCCAAGTGCGACTTCGTGGTAGTTCGTCCTCAGGATATACATTTCTGCATGATTTGTGGTAAAGTAGTCCCTCCCAACACTGAGCCATCCTTTCATTTTCTAATAGACATGATTTTGGGTACAGATTTGACGGTGAGCACTTCTTGAGGAGATGGAAGTGGGAAAAGATAAAGTTTGTTGGTGACTCCCTAAGTTTAAATTAATGGAGTTCTTTAGAATGTATCTGCAGGTTCCCAAGGCCAACACTACCTTCAAATAAAAGGCCCGATATCTCAAATCACATTCGAGGTCAGATTGCTTCTTTATCAATTCAACTTTGTTCATTTTTTGTGCATGATCAAAATGAATCTATGATATGCAGGATTATCAAGTGACCTTATTTCTGTATTGGACACCAAAACTTGAAAGAAGAAATGGTACATTGATGTTTGGAGTATTTGATGTGTTGGAGAGGAGTAAAAGAGACCAACCATTTAGCACCGATTGCCACAGAAATTTAGCAACCAACATAAACGGCTGCATTTACAATGTATCAGTCATCATTTTTATCTCCCATTTCTTCAACGTGCACCCCACTTGAGCATATCAATCCACCATCCACAACCTCAACATTCGTCATCTTTCCACTATGCAAGGTGATTCAATCAAAGATACGCACAAAGTTTGTGTTTGTTAACCCCATAAATGAAGTAGAAAATACTTACTAAGGGAAAATTGACTTGACCTTCTCAAGGTCCAACGAGTGCTGCAGCGATCGAGGAACCCCCAATTTAATCTGAAGCTTCATCTCACCGAATGAAACACCTGGTATGGAACCTGAACCCATCCAACCAGAtatatatactccagtatatAAGAAAGTTGAGCAATTTTATCGACGAAGAGGAAATAATTCAACATGATACAAGATAATTAAACTCCCAATAACCAAGTCATAACTACTCAATTCGGGAGGTACACCGAATACAAGAAAGTAACCTAAATTTCAAATACAAACATCTCGTTACTAGATgaaacaaaaatgaaaaaagaagaagaagaatagCATGGGTTTCCTTCCTTGAAGGGCAAATATAAAAATAGTTGCCAAACTAAGGTTACCTCTTCTGAATGCCGGAATCGAATTGGAAGAAATGGCATCTCTGCAAGCCCTCATAGCTGCTGAAGTTATATATTGCCTATTTTTCGATCAATACTACTTAAAATTCGGATCATTTTTTTCGTCCAACAAAAATACATGATTGCATCGCGTGAATTTGTGTGCGCGTGAGATAGCGGTTGGGGGAAGGGCCTTACCCATGTTGATCGTAGCCGACACCCATTTCTACAAACAAGAGCTTAATCGAAGAATTAGGCACAACTTCAACAGTTTTAGCAATGCTTTGCTCACTGTCCAGGCATATTCAATAACTGTAATCCGGCGCGAGAGGAATTTTGGTTTCTTGTTTGCGGATGCAAGTTTGTAACTTGAATTCGGAAGTGAGAAGAAATCGATCGGCCGTCGGCTATGGAGGGGAGAACAGATAAATCGGGACTGAGCGAAGGTTCCAATGCTCAGAGCCTTTTTTCACCAACTTTATGAATCTCGACACTAAATGCCTACATAGTTAATCTAGTAATCTATATTCAGTTAAAATTTAAAGACGAAGATAAAAATGGAAAATCAATTGCATTATGAAGATGAACAACGATATTCCAAGTCCTGAATTACAATCAAGTCTTCCCTTCATTTATATAGTACCGTGGCTAATTGCTAACTAACTAGTGGAAACCAGAGTAACTAACTAATATTCCTCCACAAAGGATAAACTCTATCCACTTGGTTCTTCTCGATTCTTCTTGGATTTGGACTGGAACATCATGGGCTAGCTGAAATAGATTTGTCAAGATTTGGGCTTTGTGCTAATTGGGCTTCGACCTTATCTTGCCCCCTCAAGCTGAGCGGAGTTCTGGGAACAACACACAGCTTGGAACGAAGACGAGTAAACGTGATTGTTGTCAAAGGTTTGGTCAAAACATCTGCTGTTTGATCAAAGGATGGAACATATTGAACATTAAGTGAACCTGATGCAACCTTTTCCCGAACAAAATGAATATCTAGCTCAAGAtgctttgttctggaatgaagaATAGGATTTGCACTTAACGCAATGGTGCTAATATTGTCACACCATATAATGGGAATGCTATAGCAGTGAACCCGAAGTTCTGTAAGAAGAGACTGAATCCATAACAATTCTGAAGTGGCATTAGCTAAGCTCCGATATTCTGCCTCGGTACTAGATCTTGAAACAACAGTCTGCTTCTTCGAACTCCACGATATAGGAGAAGTTCCCAAGAACCAACAGAAGCCAGAAGTTGATCTTCGATCATCAATATCATTTCCCCAATCGGCGTCACAATAACCATGAAGAGATAGGTGTGAGGACGCATTTAAACTGATGCCATAATCTAATGTGCCACCGAGATATCGAAGGATGcgtttcatggctttccaatgAGTTAAGAGCGGAGCTTGCATAAACTGACATACTCGATTTACACTGTATGCAATATCAAGTCTGGTGATTGTCAGATACTGCAGGGCACCCACAGTGCTTCTATAGAGTGTAACATCCTCAAAAGCCTCACCATCTTTAGAGGAAAGCTTAGTTCCAGTAGACATCGGAGTTGGTAGAGAATTGGCAAGATTCATTTTGGTTTTGACCAACAAGTCTGTAACATACTTGGTCTGTTTGAGCAGCAAGGAGTGATCAGAATTTTTAACAACTTCAATACCCAAAAAATATGATACAGTACCAAGATCCTTCAAAGAAAATTGCTTGTTGAGCTGCCGAATGATCTCGTTAACTCGATCCGGATCATTGCCTACGAtgacaatatcatcaacataaacaaGAATGTAAATAATAAACTTCGTGTCATGTTTAATAAATAAAGACGAGTCAGCCTTTGGATTCATGAATCCTAGGAGATAAAGAGCACTTCGAAGCTTATCAAACCATGCTCTAGGTGCTTGCTTGAGCCCATAAATTGCTTTGTGTAATTTACAAACAAGAGGTGTGGATCCAGATTGAACCTCATACCCAGGAGGTTGCTGCATGTACACAGTTTCAGTGAGAGATCCATTCAAGAAGGCATTGTTAACATCAAGTTGCTTAACAAGCCAACCCCTTGAAATAGCGATAGTTAACACTATGCGAATTGTTGTTGGTTTGACAACTGGACTAAAGGTCTCGGTATAGTCCAAACCCGGTGTTTGTGAATAACCTTTAGCTACAAGTCTAGCTTTGTGACGAGCAACAGTCCCGTTAGGATTCATTTTGAGCTTATAAACCCATTTGCAACCAATAACAGGTATCTCAGAAGGTAGAGGAACCAATGACCATGTATGATTATGCATTAATGCTGCATATTCTGAATCCATAGCCTTAACCCAATCCTGATTGTTCTTGGCCTCCCATACTGTCTGTGGCTCATGAAAGATAGATAATTGAGCATCAAAAACCTTGGGCTTAAACGTGCCAGTTTTAGATCTAGTAATCATATGATGTTCATTTACAGGGACTAGAGAAGATGTGTCTTGCATAGTAGGAGTACTCGAATTATCTGAGTATGTTTCAGAGGTGGAACTAGAGTTAGGAGAAGAAGAATCAGATGGAATGACAGAAGACACTGGCTGAACTGGACTAGAAGACAAGGAGGTGGATGAAAAATTAACAGTGGGTGTTAAAGTGGTAGGAAGAAAGAGTGGAACAGTGGAGGAAAAATGTGATGGTGGAACTTTAGAACCGTCCACAAAGCTATAAGCAAAAGGAAAGAAGCTTTCATTAAACCGAACATTTCTGGAGATAAAAAGACGACCATC
This window contains:
- the LOC142518785 gene encoding uncharacterized protein LOC142518785 — protein: MGVGYDQHGQYITSAAMRACRDAISSNSIPAFRRGSIPGVSFGEMKLQIKLGVPRSLQHSLDLEKVKSIFPYGKMTNVEVVDGGLICSSGVHVEEMGDKNDD